TGTGTTGCCGTTTCTCCAAAAGACAAACTCGGTTGAGATTGCACTAGTGCTAGGcgatatgtataaaatatataagtGACAATCGCCTTAAAAAATATTGTCAACCCCCCTGCCGAGGGTCATTGAATTTATGATTTTGCtttataaatttaatttatttattaaaacataaaaacaaaagacatttctaaattcaaatgacactttaaaggaaaaacaaacaaacaattaaaataaaaaagtgatcaatctccatcacgcaagtatccgtcaatgacaacaggtggaatattactaatagcctacagattaattatacatgtaaagacaataataataattataaatacgcCTAATATATTcctttgtgttcccaaaataatgctgccaaatgtgtgttcttatcgattGTGATTGAtaatacagtttatgctgcctaaagaaaagaaaatagaactcaattatattgtattactttatgatttaatcattttcgtctttgtttctttaatacaaagatacctgaaTATATtattgaacctgcagagttgcgttcacaatgcatgttaaccaTGAACTGGTTCGTGGAATTAAagcgaactaaactcacagcacctcctgagatgttttgcagcattctcatagattatgttattcttgcaaacagttttcagacaaatgaaacaaaaacagtgaTAACTGTTTACATGTGCCTGTTCCACGAGACGTCTTACAGTTCACCCACTGTTGCTGGTAGATGAGTAAAATTACCCACggatgaaatacatttggacgaagAGCTCacaaactggattcagcctcattGTATTTGGCTAGTTTCACATCCTGgccactgtataatacatttggcgacttcccagatccatttttttgccatttcccgatattgttGATCATTGTCTTATTCGACAtagggatctttgtaagacatcgtcgatatccgattacatcgtcctatcgcccagcccatgttgttttgtcactttACTCTGTACGCTAAAAGTTGAatcctttaatgacagcctagagtctcctgaactgagatcatttggtttaaaaaataaataaataagcatagCCTATAGAGATGCCAAAATGTAACGTCTACGCACGAGGACACAGGGTTTCTCTCCAAAACTTCATTATCTTGACTTTTCACAACTGTCTATTATAATGTAATTTCATCAATAAAATGTAATAGTAACCACGGACATTAATCAAAATtctattacagtgaatattataaATGTGACCAGAAATTCTCATGAATACAGCTATATGCCAACTGTCTTCAGATTTCAAAAAATTAAGACTTCTCTTTTGTAGTCTTAATATGAGCATATTCTGATTAAAATCTGAATATTTGTGTGCAAACTCAATCACTGAGTGTCTCCTGAAGTCTGTCGGCATTCACCTGTGAGCATGTCATGTTcctgtgagtgtttgtttgtgtgtgtgtgtgactgagcgtTCTCCACTCAGATGTCCTGCTCTGATTTTAAGGTCCATTCTTTCACTGTGAGCTGAGCCCAGCGGGTCAGAAACAGCACAGTGAAATGTACTGATTGCAGCTCGTGTGATTGGCTCATTCTGTACCGGTCGCTGCTCTTTGATTAGAGGCTGTCTGACATGAAAGAGTTCTCAAATGTGGGCAGACAAACTGTAATGCTTATTATTGTTAATGTTCAGCATGTGTGAAGCAGCCAGATTGTTTTGGGTTCACTTTTTCATTAAGGTCAGAGAACATGTGAGCAGAGAACTTTTTGGAGCTGTGGCGTTGGGTAGTGCAACTGATCGTACCACATTAAAGCTTTGTTGAGGCAGGcaacaaaaatctgatttttggcAAATGAATCTCAAATCATTACTTTGCCAACCAATGTGGATACACTGGATATAGATGACACTGGACGAGTGAATTTGATAAACAAGTCCAAACGAGTCCAGCCAGCATCATTCCAATCGCATTCACTCTCGTTTTCCCCACTAAGATTACACGTTTACTGGCCTGGCCTGAAGCCTTTAAAAAGCTCATAAATATGTTTTCAAATCTGATGTATGCTGATCCATTTCTCATCATCTCAGGTGCTGATGGCGCTGGACTCGAACCCTACCGCTCGACACACGCAGCTGCAGCACAAGTTTGAGCAGGTCATCGCACTGGTGGAAGACGACATCTATGAGAGCAGCAGTGAAGCCTGAGCAGCAGCCAGTGAAAACACACTATACATTCCTCTGACCATTTAATATGAAATGTAGCCCTTATGTTTGATTATGACTGCTCAACCTCCCTTTAGTTTAAAGCAGATGTGAACGTGAAGAAATGAAGCTTGTCTGATCATTTTTAGTTGATATGCAATCCAGATTCATTTCTGTCTGTTCACATGGGTGTGTGATATATATCGAGTTGTTTTTGAAAAGGGGGGTTGTTTAATTGTTGACTCTAGGGGCTTTGTTACGCACTAACCCCACACTCGGGGAGAGCCAATGATGCACTGGATTATAGAAGATGTTCTCCATAGCAATATTTATAGTATGATGGTTTTAAAGAGTGATTAATACAATCTGATTAAGGATTTAGGTGGGATATGTGTACCTGTGCTGCTTTTTCAATGGCAGTTCATCTTGTTTTAGGTGCAtaaaacaacatattccacaacaCCTTGGACTACAAGTAACATTATGATATGCATATAATAGGCTTGAATGTGCCATTATGGGGACcttcttttttgtgcttttttaattgAAGTGTTTGGGTCTATTTGGTTACGACCAAAAAAAGTGTGCATAATTCTATAGATATTCTGCTTACAATGTGTTAAATGTGTTTCATTTCTTTGAGAAAGAGGGAATTTATCAAATAAAGCCGTAAACAACACCTTTGTTACTGTTTACACAGCAACATTTCAAGGGGAAAGTATTCATTCAAAGTCCCATCAGTGGGTCCAGTGGACGGGGCTAGCAGTGTGCAATAAGTCCctgtaaatagttatttgtgGTACTATTTGAAAGCTTAAATCTGAACTTTTCACAGAACTCCATTACTTTTGCatttatattacataaaataagaCCTGAAAACCTCTGTGTCAAAAATGAGCACCACACTGCGATTATGATGTACAATTATACATATTAAAGGATTTTCGAtatattacatattttgaataaaataaaatataaacttaATATATCCATGCAAAACTGAGAATGGTGCCTTTCCAATGACACCTAGCTTAAGCtcgtagtccactcagaggccgagatctTTGAGGAAACAGTGTGTGATCATaaaatagactgaatgtctatgaacGAGCACATGGCGAGTGTTCAGCTGCATTAGAGCGTCATCCTGcttttcacatctgtatattgtgatggaaagtGATAGAGGAACATTTCTATTTCCTGGTACTTGCTGCCGTCTAGTGGAACGAACGAACACTTTTAACAGGGACacagagcaaacagagcctgaatcACAGACTCTCAAAGACAggattaaataaatattgtaaacatTAGTATTTATGAATTATTGGATTTATTTTTAATCTCTTTAAAATGAGACCAATATTTTGTAAGTAGTCCACTGCATGCGTGTATGGTGAGAATTTAATATGCAGCAGAATTTAAGGGTACAATTTTTagattgtatatttttataattataattatataaacaaattagtTTATATATTTCCTTATATTTAATCAGCAGGAACAGTCATACATGTACTTTACATATTAACTCCTAATTCCTTTACAGACACCTAAACATTCAGAGTTGTTTTGTGTGGCATCTCGTGAGGTCTTTTATGGCTCAAACATACATCTCACTTCCTGTAAACGCAAACTTTAGAAGAAACTTTACAACAAAACGAAGCAATATCATACATGATAACAGCTACGTATTCATCAAactttcagtgtcaaaaaagACATTCCAGAAAGTTTCTACTGAACGCATTAGGGATTTTCCTTATACGTTTTATAGTTCATGTTGCATCACAACCACAAACAGCAGTGTCACACACAGTACATaacacagcatatatatatagatttgattggccaatgtttgttttttttttttttttttttacaaaatatgatTACATTGAGAACAGAAATGAGAAGTTGTAAATGTTGTAGACTGGGCAAATGGACAGCAGGTAGATTTGGAGAGACATGTTTGGCCTGTAGGAGGATGCTGGGTGTTTTTGTCATGTGGTCAGGCAGGGGCGACTTGACTGGACGAGATGGACGAGGATTGAGTCTTGCTGGAAACCGTTGTGCTGGTCTCCTCCTCACCAAACGGgtttctgccacagcacactgTAGTGATCATGCAGTTCCTGAACTGTACGAGAGCAAACACACAGCTGTCTTACTATACTCATGTTAGAGACTTTCATAAAATAATCAACCAAATAAGGACATTCAGCAGAGCAGAAAAGgcaaaagagcaacactgtgctttAGTCTCTGTAATCGTTATTTAGAGGATAATACAGAAgtcataattacatttttcatgaccACTAAATggccggtaacactttacattaatgttccttttgttGAGGGTTTATAAGGGAGTTCTTTGATGACTTATTTACATGATTAGCATTAGACAACCCCAATTTTGAATAAGTTGGGACAATATGGAAGatgttaataaaacaaaaagagtgatttgtaaattctattcaccctgtgctataaagcactacaacacattatttgatgctTACCTTTAATAATTTACTGGAAAATATAcactaatttcaaatcagatgattgcaacatgctccaagaAAGTTgagacagtcgagtgttttccTCTGTGTAAcataatttcttctaataacactaattaaaacatttgagcactgaagacacaagtttgttaagtttagaaagcagaattttcccccattcatctattatgcaggtcttcagctgtacAGTTAAGCGGCCTTCATTGAGAGAAGTCGGAGGCACTtcaggacagtgttgatgtacggcttctcctttgcatagtaaagtcttaacatgCATCTGTGTATGCAGCAGATAATGGTGGTGACTGATAAAGGTTTACCAAAGTAACGTTACATAAACGTTACAGACGGATTACGGTTTTCAAGACTGTGATGTAAAATGCCCTAATTCACGTAATACGTCAAAATGAAGCAAAAAATACCACTTCCTGTTCCAACTTACCTAGTCCTAGTTATAAAAAGTCCCCATACTCAACTTTATGTACAGGTTTTTAATGTTGGCAAATGCTTCATAAGTGACCACTTTACATTAACCTCGTGCAagagtccacatatgtggatgttgtattttggattcacTATACGCAACGtgcatttttaatgaatttaaaacGACTGAAATCTGTTCCTAAGACTatattattccctcaaaagttgaaaaaaactaaacattttcaacatgaacacatctgtAGGTCATTTCGATTCATTCTAATAtgcatgttatattttattttgttatcgctgcacaatatggttctattcattaacattaataaatgaattcctacatattcactgtgcattatcacatagACATAACTcaatggagttatgatgaaaataagatgcatttttaaccgttctgagaccagtgcatacaaacagcacactggaggttaagtcattcactaaatagggagcaagggtgcatcttaAAACtttatgcagccaagtgcattcactcttgcaaaagttcagtttcaggctgcagatgatgtttaacACACATgtgacaatgatcatcagtacatagattcaccatttataatggatcattttatttgaacatggttggcagtgattggatgattctGGACATTACTTAGAatctgaattatttattcagctttatagaaaatcagcggaaatgtctgtaacgtctcaaaaacatgaataatcatcactcctggacacataatcaattatttgatgaaaaatctgactttccatgGTGAAATGTGCCTGCTCAAATGGTTAATATCAGACTGAAATAATCAGGTATCTTAAAAATAAACTGAAGCCGCTTGTTTGTATAGCCGGGATTCTTCAGAAGGAGGTGTAGGTGCTACATACAGAGGAAACAGCTCTAGGTTTCACACACTTTGCACTTTTTACTTGACTGGACGGGTCTCTGAACACTGAATAGACAAAATGTCCATGTAAATCTGGCCTGAGTATTCATGTGTGACCCCTATGACCCCTCTGAAGCATGTAGTGTTTTGTCTCACCTGTCGGTTGAGAATGATATAGATGACTGGGTTGTAGAGCGCTGCACTCTTAGCAAAGAACGCTGGAATTGTCATGAAAACGGGACCAAACTCTGTCCCCTGATTAGCAAAGATGTACCAGGCCACACTGGCATACGGCACCCAGCAGACTAAGAACGCAATCACCATGATGACCACCATACGTGTAACTTCCCTTTCGGCCCGCTGGGTCGTCTCTGATTCCTGCTGCTGAGCCGCAGCCTGAGAAAGTAACAGGAGAAAGGCTTAATTTAATTCTTCTTAAAACATACACGTGTTTTAATTTCTGTGTCCGTGAGAAATACTTACAGCACGGACTGTACACAGAAGTCGACTGTAGCAGAAGAAGATGATGAGCAGTGGGATGGAGAAATGCAGGATGAACATGTAGATGACAAATGAAGTGTTGTGGACTTCAggtttgggagtgtagtaatctATTCCACAAGAGCACTGCATCCCTTCTGGAATATACCTGGGGACATGCAAACAATCCATTTAAAGACAATCTGCTCTGTTCTCACATGACATTTTCTTGCGTTCTGTCTGcactttttttaattgtctttctatgtatacagtgggtacggaaagtattcagacccccttacatttttcactctttgttatattgcagccatttgctaaaatcatttaagttcattttttttcctcattattgtacacacagcaccccatattgacagaaaaacacagaattgttgacatttttgcacatttattaaaaaagaaaaactgaaatatcacatggtcctaagtattcagaccctttgttcagtatttagtagaagcacccttttgatctaatacagccatgagtctttttgggaaagatgcaacaagtttttcacatctggatttgggtatcctctgccattcctccttgcagatcctctccagttctgtcaggttggatggtaaacgttggtggacagccattttcaggtctctccagagatgctcaattgggtttaagtcagagctctggctgggccattcaagaacagtcacggagttgttgtgaagccactcctttgttattttagcggtgtgcttagggtcattgtcttgttggaaggtgaaccttcggcccagtctgaggtccagagcactctggagaaggttttcgtccagaatatccctgtacttggccgcattcatctttccctcgattgcaaccagtcgtcctgtccctgcagctgaaaaacacccccacagcatgacgctgccaccaccatgcttcactgttgagactgtattggacaggtgatgagcaatgCCTGGTTTTCtacacacataccgcttagaattaaggccaaaaagttctatcttggtcacatcagaccagagaatcttatttattaccatcttggagtccttcaggtgttttttagcaaactccatgcaggctttcatgtgtcttgcactgaggagaggcttccgttgggccactctgccataaagccccgactggtggatggttgcagtgatggttgacttactacaactttctcccatctcccgactgcatctctggagctcagacacagtgatctttgggttcttctttacctctctcaccaaggcgcttctcccccgatagctcagtttggccggacggccagctctacgaagggttctggtcgtcccaaacgtcttccatttaaggattatggaggccactgtgctcttatgaaccttaagggcagcagacatttttttgtaaccttggccagacctgtgccttgccacaattctgtctctgagctcttcaggcagttcctttgacctcatgattctcatttgctctgacatgcactgtgagctgtaaggtcttatatagacaggtgtgtggctttcccaATCAAGTtgtcaaggcaaggcaagtttatttatatagcacatttcatacacaatggtaattcaaagtgctttacatagaagagattaaaataagaataaaaaaacaagaataattgaaacaatttagaataaaataaaataca
This sequence is a window from Xyrauchen texanus isolate HMW12.3.18 chromosome 37, RBS_HiC_50CHRs, whole genome shotgun sequence. Protein-coding genes within it:
- the LOC127630938 gene encoding rhodopsin-like: MNGTEGPNFYVPMSNKTGLVRSPFEEPQYYLAEPWKYSLLATYLVFLIITSFPVNFLTLYVTIQHKKLRTPFNYILLNLAVADLFMVVGGFTVTLYTALHGYFVLGVTGCNIEGFFATLGGEIALWSLVVLAIERYIVVCKPMTTFRFGEKHAIMGVGFTWVMALTCAIPPLLGWSRYIPEGMQCSCGIDYYTPKPEVHNTSFVIYMFILHFSIPLLIIFFCYSRLLCTVRAAAAQQQESETTQRAEREVTRMVVIMVIAFLVCWVPYASVAWYIFANQGTEFGPVFMTIPAFFAKSAALYNPVIYIILNRQFRNCMITTVCCGRNPFGEEETSTTVSSKTQSSSISSSQVAPA